One stretch of Amycolatopsis sp. NBC_00345 DNA includes these proteins:
- a CDS encoding SgcJ/EcaC family oxidoreductase translates to MSDEQIRDLWRTMTLGWAEGDASLFASVFTKDVDFVTVRGEELFGRDAVEAGHARLFATAYRDTTLRATVGLIRPLAPGLLMVHATSTVAPTGVTTHAQAVVRIDSFDGSASIAAFHNMIPKGNPA, encoded by the coding sequence ATGAGCGACGAGCAGATCCGCGACCTGTGGCGGACGATGACACTCGGCTGGGCGGAAGGCGACGCTTCACTGTTCGCTTCCGTCTTCACCAAAGACGTCGACTTCGTGACGGTGCGGGGCGAAGAGCTTTTCGGCCGCGACGCCGTCGAAGCGGGGCACGCGCGGCTCTTCGCGACCGCCTATCGCGACACGACGTTGCGCGCGACAGTCGGCCTGATCCGCCCGCTCGCCCCTGGGCTTTTGATGGTGCACGCGACGTCCACCGTCGCCCCCACCGGCGTCACGACTCACGCCCAAGCCGTGGTCCGGATCGACAGCTTCGACGGCTCGGCTTCGATCGCCGCTTTCCACAACATGATCCCGAAGGGAAACCCCGCATGA
- a CDS encoding dioxygenase family protein produces MSIDLTEETITAEVQKTFDGAVDERTREIFVKLVQHLQDFTREVRLTGEEWFTAVDFLERVGRLSSPTRQEFVLLSDILGLSVLVDQINHGEGSATDSTLLGPFYVEGRPHAENGADISGGVPGMPLFFTGRVLDSAGEPVAGAHVDTWHSDGEGFYNVQQADKLHGELAMRALLSTGGDGRFSFRSIVPRYYPVPTDGPCGEILRAARRSPMRPEHIHFRFHAPGHEPLVTMLFRRGDPYLERDAVFGVKRSLVADFVPHEAGETAPDGTPMTEPFQTVSWVFTLERG; encoded by the coding sequence ATGTCGATCGACCTGACCGAGGAGACCATCACCGCCGAGGTGCAGAAGACCTTCGACGGGGCCGTGGACGAGCGGACCCGCGAGATCTTCGTGAAGCTGGTGCAGCACCTGCAAGATTTCACCCGCGAAGTCCGGCTGACGGGCGAGGAGTGGTTCACCGCGGTGGACTTCCTGGAACGGGTGGGCCGCCTCAGCAGCCCGACCCGGCAGGAATTCGTGCTGCTGTCGGACATCCTGGGGCTGAGCGTGCTCGTCGACCAGATCAACCACGGCGAGGGCTCCGCCACCGACTCGACCCTGCTCGGGCCGTTCTACGTGGAAGGGCGGCCGCACGCGGAGAACGGCGCCGACATCTCCGGCGGCGTGCCCGGGATGCCGCTGTTCTTCACCGGCCGGGTGCTGGATTCGGCCGGTGAGCCGGTGGCCGGGGCGCACGTGGACACCTGGCACAGCGACGGCGAGGGGTTCTACAACGTCCAGCAGGCGGACAAGCTGCACGGCGAGCTGGCCATGCGCGCCCTGCTGAGCACCGGCGGCGACGGCCGGTTCTCGTTCCGCTCGATCGTGCCGCGGTACTACCCGGTGCCCACCGACGGCCCCTGCGGGGAGATCCTCCGGGCGGCGCGGCGGTCGCCGATGCGGCCCGAGCACATCCACTTCCGGTTCCACGCGCCCGGCCACGAGCCGCTGGTGACCATGCTGTTCCGGCGCGGCGACCCGTACCTGGAGCGCGACGCGGTGTTCGGCGTCAAGCGCTCCCTGGTCGCCGATTTCGTGCCGCACGAGGCCGGCGAGACCGCGCCGGACGGCACCCCGATGACCGAGCCGTTCCAGACCGTCTCGTGGGTTTTCACCCTCGAGCGCGGCTGA
- a CDS encoding TetR/AcrR family transcriptional regulator, with the protein MRQRLISTATALLTDAGVEAVTLRGIAKAAGVSHGAPLRHFSGRAELLSVVATRGFTQLLDRGSHLPDGTPRERLTAACHAYVDFALSNPAMFELMFRRDLTDPGEPGLASASSIVFDFFAKLVHEDREAAKDGRLREGTDSRLVAASLWAALHGLAQLWLWGGLAGASFAPSPESALAVTLDAYLG; encoded by the coding sequence GTGAGACAGCGGCTGATCAGCACCGCCACCGCCCTGCTCACCGACGCCGGCGTGGAAGCGGTGACGCTGCGCGGCATCGCGAAGGCGGCCGGCGTCTCCCACGGCGCGCCACTCCGGCACTTCTCCGGACGCGCCGAGCTGCTGTCCGTCGTCGCGACGCGGGGCTTCACCCAGCTACTCGACCGCGGTTCCCATCTCCCCGACGGCACGCCGCGAGAGCGCCTCACAGCCGCCTGCCACGCGTACGTCGACTTCGCGCTGAGCAACCCGGCGATGTTCGAGCTGATGTTCCGCCGCGACCTGACCGACCCGGGCGAGCCCGGCCTGGCCAGCGCGAGCAGCATCGTCTTCGACTTCTTCGCCAAGCTGGTCCACGAAGACCGCGAAGCAGCGAAGGACGGGCGCCTCCGCGAAGGAACCGACTCGCGGCTGGTCGCGGCTTCGCTCTGGGCGGCGTTGCACGGGCTGGCGCAACTGTGGCTGTGGGGCGGGCTGGCCGGGGCGAGCTTCGCGCCTTCGCCGGAATCAGCTCTCGCCGTGACGCTGGACGCGTACTTGGGCTGA
- a CDS encoding phytoene desaturase family protein — translation MTDAAVVGSGPNGLAAAVLLARSGLSVELYEAAADLGGGARSARLFDADVVHDLCSAVHPMAVASPFFRGFDLAAHGVEMCHPEVAYGHPVDERRTGIAYADLDRTCERLGPDGGRWRRLMAPLVEHSREVTGLLLGDLRHLPSPGPAMLLPPRVLALMADPFRGPEASALIAGVAAHTIGRLPSLVGGGIAVMLGHLAHATGWPLPRGGTQVLTDALAADLRAHGGRIHTTSRVTDLRQLAHARAVLLDVAPRGLLGIAGAYAPAGYRRALEKVRYGPGAAKVDFLISERIPWRERELAKAGVVHVGGTRAEVHAAENAVAAGRRAAEPFILVAQPMAADPSRGLPHKQPIWAYAHVPNGDPLDATDVVRRRIERFAPGFGDTVIASRAVPASELQAYNANYVGGDIAAAAVTLRQVLGRPVPRWNTYRTPLSGVYLCSGATPPGPGVHGMSGLHAAKAALRREFGIRELPPGWAGL, via the coding sequence ATGACCGACGCCGCCGTAGTCGGGTCCGGGCCGAACGGGCTGGCCGCCGCCGTGCTCCTGGCCCGGTCCGGGCTGTCTGTCGAGCTGTACGAGGCCGCGGCCGACCTCGGCGGGGGCGCGCGGTCGGCCCGGCTGTTCGACGCCGACGTCGTGCACGACCTCTGCTCCGCCGTGCACCCGATGGCCGTCGCCTCACCGTTCTTTCGCGGCTTCGACCTCGCGGCGCACGGTGTCGAGATGTGCCACCCCGAAGTCGCGTACGGCCATCCCGTCGACGAGCGCCGCACCGGGATCGCGTACGCGGACCTCGATCGCACCTGCGAGCGCCTCGGCCCGGACGGCGGGCGCTGGCGAAGGCTGATGGCCCCGCTCGTCGAGCACAGCCGCGAGGTCACCGGCCTCCTCCTCGGCGACCTCCGCCACCTGCCGTCGCCCGGTCCGGCGATGCTGCTGCCCCCGCGGGTCCTGGCGCTGATGGCCGACCCGTTCCGCGGCCCGGAGGCGTCCGCGCTGATCGCCGGCGTCGCGGCGCACACGATCGGACGGCTGCCCTCGCTCGTCGGCGGCGGTATCGCGGTGATGCTCGGGCACCTCGCGCACGCCACCGGCTGGCCGCTCCCGCGTGGCGGCACGCAGGTGCTCACCGACGCGCTCGCCGCGGACCTCCGCGCGCACGGCGGCCGCATCCACACCACCAGCCGCGTCACCGACCTCCGCCAGCTCGCCCACGCGCGCGCGGTACTGCTCGACGTCGCCCCGCGCGGCCTGCTCGGCATCGCGGGTGCGTACGCGCCGGCGGGCTACCGGCGTGCGCTGGAGAAGGTGCGTTACGGCCCGGGCGCGGCGAAGGTCGACTTCCTCATTTCGGAGCGGATCCCTTGGCGGGAAAGGGAACTCGCGAAGGCGGGCGTCGTCCACGTCGGCGGCACGCGGGCCGAGGTCCACGCCGCGGAGAACGCCGTCGCGGCCGGGCGCCGCGCCGCCGAGCCGTTTATCCTAGTCGCCCAGCCGATGGCCGCCGACCCCTCCCGCGGGCTGCCACACAAGCAGCCGATCTGGGCGTACGCCCACGTGCCGAACGGGGATCCGCTCGACGCGACCGACGTCGTCCGTCGCCGGATCGAGCGGTTCGCGCCCGGTTTCGGCGACACGGTCATCGCGTCGCGGGCTGTCCCGGCGAGTGAGCTTCAGGCCTACAACGCGAATTACGTCGGCGGTGACATCGCCGCGGCCGCCGTCACGCTCCGCCAGGTGCTCGGGCGCCCGGTCCCGCGCTGGAACACCTACCGCACTCCGCTCAGCGGCGTTTACCTCTGCTCCGGTGCGACGCCGCCGGGGCCCGGTGTCCACGGCATGTCGGGCCTGCACGCCGCGAAAGCCGCGCTGCGCCGGGAGTTCGGCATCCGCGAGCTGCCGCCGGGCTGGGCGGGCTTGTGA
- a CDS encoding LysR family transcriptional regulator, with protein sequence MRLEIRHLELVIAIAEAGSIRRAAARLHLTQPAVTTQLKRIEQLLGGPLFVRSAEGVLPTHTGTELVRDAQSLLRHFDSLQRSARLNAQHEAGAPVKVGGIPAQQFSLLVNTLTATLPRREVTSRTIRETSALTTLLRSGELDVAVLRQFPGFPVTPPPGVEHRLLLREPFFIGVAEHHDLAPRGEIPLAELAGEKWVMPDPDDSGMNEYFARTCAAAGFDQRITHLTNEAHVAFSLTAEGRGICLLYPIGTARTGLTTLSLTGTPLYRELILAWRTDSPVASLVDELCVKIEAGYLALVEDSGFYRNWWHHEGSSFALP encoded by the coding sequence ATGCGCCTGGAGATCCGGCATCTCGAACTGGTCATCGCGATCGCCGAAGCGGGCAGCATCCGCCGGGCCGCCGCGCGGCTGCACCTGACGCAGCCGGCGGTGACCACGCAGCTCAAACGCATCGAACAGCTGCTCGGCGGCCCCCTGTTCGTCCGCTCCGCAGAGGGCGTGCTCCCCACGCACACGGGCACCGAGCTGGTCCGCGACGCGCAGAGCCTGTTACGCCATTTCGATTCCCTGCAACGGTCGGCGCGGCTCAACGCGCAGCACGAGGCGGGCGCGCCGGTCAAGGTCGGCGGCATCCCGGCGCAGCAGTTCAGCCTGCTCGTCAACACGCTCACCGCCACGCTGCCGCGGCGCGAGGTGACCAGCCGGACGATCCGCGAGACCAGCGCGTTGACGACCCTGCTGCGCTCGGGCGAGCTGGACGTCGCCGTGCTGCGCCAGTTCCCGGGGTTCCCGGTGACGCCGCCGCCGGGCGTCGAGCACCGGCTGCTGCTGCGCGAGCCGTTTTTCATCGGCGTCGCCGAGCACCACGATTTGGCTCCACGCGGGGAAATCCCGCTCGCGGAGCTGGCCGGGGAGAAGTGGGTGATGCCGGACCCGGACGACAGCGGGATGAACGAGTACTTCGCCCGCACCTGCGCGGCCGCCGGTTTCGACCAGCGCATCACGCACCTGACCAACGAGGCGCACGTCGCGTTCTCCCTCACCGCCGAGGGCCGCGGGATCTGCCTGCTCTACCCCATCGGCACCGCGCGCACCGGCCTCACCACCCTCTCGCTCACCGGGACGCCGCTGTATCGCGAGCTGATTCTCGCCTGGCGCACGGATTCCCCGGTGGCCTCGCTGGTGGACGAGCTGTGTGTCAAGATCGAGGCGGGGTACCTCGCCCTGGTGGAGGACTCGGGGTTCTACCGGAACTGGTGGCACCACGAGGGGTCCTCGTTCGCCCTGCCGTGA
- a CDS encoding VOC family protein, whose protein sequence is MTRPRLRHLAFVVQDAKRMAEFYCSQFGMDLFHTDPDGSHFVTDGYLNLALIQQQLDGDVATGFNHFGFQVPEVPPIADRLAAAGLPRPVVRGGDRPFAEYRAIDPEGNWFDLSEHGFLPPGAEQG, encoded by the coding sequence ATGACCCGCCCCCGGCTGCGCCACCTCGCGTTTGTCGTCCAGGACGCCAAGCGCATGGCCGAGTTCTACTGCTCGCAGTTCGGTATGGACCTGTTCCACACCGACCCCGACGGCAGCCACTTCGTCACCGACGGGTACCTGAACCTCGCGCTGATCCAGCAGCAGCTGGACGGTGACGTGGCCACGGGCTTCAACCACTTCGGCTTCCAGGTGCCCGAGGTGCCGCCGATCGCCGACCGGCTGGCCGCCGCGGGCCTCCCGCGCCCCGTCGTCCGCGGCGGCGACCGGCCGTTCGCCGAGTACCGCGCGATCGACCCGGAGGGCAACTGGTTCGACCTGTCGGAACACGGGTTCCTGCCGCCGGGGGCGGAGCAGGGCTGA
- a CDS encoding LysR family transcriptional regulator → MDLRQLEYFVSVAEERSFSRGAERAHVVQSAVSTAVAKLERELDIQLLDRAAYPIALTPAGTAFLTEARAALAAVRHARNSVAPYREQVSGGVDLGTLLSSGPLDLPAALSRFHERYPLVSVRLRQSVAGTTGHLGAVADGSLDLALVASTTPPTNVTLRTIAREPLVLLCRPEHRLGSRSQARVGDLAGETIVRFAAGWGIRRQVDEAFATAGITPDSPYEVADYDTAAGLVRNRLGVALMPFTPAGRYADLRAVPLVQGVIWTLALAASGRGPGSPAAVALADVLLEAARG, encoded by the coding sequence ATGGATCTCCGTCAGCTGGAGTATTTCGTTTCCGTGGCCGAGGAACGCAGCTTTTCCCGGGGCGCCGAACGGGCGCACGTCGTGCAGTCCGCGGTCTCGACGGCGGTCGCGAAGCTGGAGCGAGAGCTCGACATCCAGCTCCTCGACCGAGCCGCGTACCCGATCGCCCTCACCCCGGCCGGCACGGCTTTCCTCACCGAAGCACGGGCCGCGCTCGCCGCGGTCCGGCACGCGCGGAACTCGGTCGCGCCCTATCGCGAGCAGGTCAGCGGCGGCGTCGACCTCGGGACGCTGCTGTCCTCCGGCCCGCTCGACCTGCCGGCCGCGCTGAGCCGGTTCCACGAGCGGTATCCGCTGGTGTCAGTGCGGCTGCGGCAGAGCGTCGCGGGCACCACCGGCCATCTCGGCGCCGTGGCGGACGGCTCGCTCGACCTGGCCCTCGTCGCATCCACGACCCCGCCGACGAACGTCACCCTTCGCACGATCGCCCGCGAACCGCTGGTGCTGCTGTGCCGGCCGGAGCATCGGCTCGGGTCCCGGAGCCAGGCGCGGGTGGGCGACCTCGCCGGCGAGACCATCGTGCGGTTCGCGGCCGGGTGGGGGATCCGGCGTCAGGTCGACGAAGCCTTTGCCACCGCGGGAATCACGCCGGACTCGCCGTATGAGGTGGCCGATTACGACACCGCGGCCGGGCTGGTGCGCAATCGGCTCGGGGTGGCGTTGATGCCGTTCACACCGGCCGGGCGGTATGCGGATCTTCGTGCGGTGCCGCTGGTGCAGGGGGTCATATGGACGCTCGCGCTTGCGGCCTCGGGGCGGGGCCCGGGGTCGCCGGCCGCGGTGGCGTTGGCGGACGTGCTTCTGGAGGCGGCCCGGGGTTGA
- a CDS encoding adenosylhomocysteinase, whose translation MPESSALPKNLALPGNPATAWALKHMPLTAQAVSELTPVLAGRRLAMCLHVEPKTAALVTLLARAGVEVSLTGSPGTTHDDVADHLRELGVAVFTRRADGEAEHRRNVERVLECEPDLTLDNGGDLTLSLLESGAPAGYLGGTEETTTGGIRLREASEKAPQATTPVVVINDSRLKLLVENEFGVGQSVVQGFLNATNLMVPGLRAAVLGYGPCGKGVADTLSRLGARVSVCDTDPMRALEAILNGHRVGTAAEIVADARLVFTATGHANVLGADELAALPDGAVLAGVGHFAWEIDRAALAARTVRTVEYGAPSRRTGHVLDDGRELVLLDQGRMLNLTAANGNSIQAMDLGLTLQARCLAAVAAGGLAPTVQPVPATVEHRIATDLVELLK comes from the coding sequence ATGCCCGAAAGCTCTGCCCTGCCCAAAAACCTTGCCCTGCCCGGAAATCCCGCCACCGCCTGGGCACTGAAGCACATGCCCCTCACCGCCCAGGCGGTCAGCGAGCTGACCCCGGTGCTCGCCGGGCGGCGGCTGGCCATGTGCCTGCACGTCGAGCCGAAGACCGCCGCGCTGGTGACGCTGCTGGCGCGCGCGGGCGTCGAGGTCAGTCTCACCGGCTCGCCCGGCACGACGCACGACGACGTCGCCGACCACCTGCGGGAGCTGGGCGTCGCCGTCTTCACCCGGCGGGCCGACGGTGAGGCGGAGCACCGGCGCAATGTCGAGCGCGTGCTCGAGTGCGAGCCGGACCTCACGCTCGACAACGGCGGCGACCTCACGCTGTCTCTGCTCGAATCGGGCGCCCCCGCCGGTTACCTCGGCGGCACCGAGGAAACCACCACCGGCGGGATCCGCCTCCGTGAAGCGTCCGAGAAGGCGCCACAGGCGACCACGCCGGTGGTCGTGATCAACGATTCGCGGCTGAAACTGTTGGTGGAGAACGAGTTCGGCGTCGGCCAGAGTGTGGTGCAGGGATTCCTCAACGCCACCAACCTGATGGTGCCCGGGCTTCGCGCCGCCGTGCTCGGCTACGGCCCGTGTGGCAAGGGCGTCGCCGACACGTTGAGCCGGCTCGGTGCGCGGGTGTCGGTCTGCGACACCGACCCGATGCGCGCGCTGGAGGCGATCCTGAACGGCCACCGTGTCGGCACCGCCGCCGAGATCGTGGCCGACGCGCGGCTGGTCTTCACCGCCACCGGTCACGCGAACGTGCTCGGCGCCGACGAGCTGGCCGCCCTGCCCGACGGCGCCGTCCTGGCCGGTGTCGGCCACTTCGCGTGGGAGATCGACCGCGCGGCACTGGCCGCGCGCACCGTCCGCACGGTCGAGTACGGCGCCCCGTCCCGCCGCACCGGCCACGTCCTCGACGACGGCCGCGAGCTGGTGCTGCTCGACCAGGGCCGGATGCTCAACCTGACGGCCGCCAACGGCAACTCGATCCAGGCCATGGACCTCGGCCTGACGCTCCAGGCCCGCTGCCTGGCGGCCGTCGCCGCGGGCGGGCTGGCGCCCACCGTCCAGCCCGTGCCGGCCACGGTCGAGCACCGCATCGCCACCGACCTGGTCGAATTGCTGAAATAA
- a CDS encoding VOC family protein, which yields MPIRGMNHAVLWVRDAARSTDFYVDVLGFRVVHRTPESAFLQAPESANDHDLGLFQIGEAADSRAGHGEVGLYHLAWEVPTLGDLRTYAKSLTAAGALVGSSDHGTTKALYAKDPDGLEFEVCWLLPHDRITPEARAHNGPLDLDADIAVYGEQTLGACARIPG from the coding sequence GTGCCGATCCGCGGAATGAACCACGCCGTCCTCTGGGTCCGGGACGCGGCCCGCAGCACGGATTTCTACGTCGACGTGCTCGGTTTCCGCGTGGTGCACCGCACCCCCGAGTCGGCCTTCCTGCAGGCCCCGGAGTCGGCGAACGACCACGACCTGGGCCTGTTCCAGATCGGCGAGGCCGCGGACAGCCGCGCGGGCCACGGCGAGGTCGGCCTGTACCACCTGGCCTGGGAGGTCCCCACCCTCGGCGACCTCCGCACGTACGCGAAATCCCTTACCGCCGCCGGCGCACTGGTCGGCTCCAGCGACCACGGCACCACGAAGGCCCTCTACGCCAAGGACCCGGACGGCCTCGAGTTCGAGGTCTGCTGGCTGCTCCCCCACGACCGGATCACCCCGGAGGCCCGCGCCCACAACGGTCCCCTGGACCTGGACGCCGACATCGCCGTCTACGGCGAACAGACCCTGGGCGCCTGCGCCCGCATCCCCGGCTGA
- a CDS encoding sensor histidine kinase, with protein sequence MRGVRARPVLLDSALALAVAALMVAGAAVRGGDLGDRPGAAGLALAAAGAVPLLVRRRYPIGSLLVIVALTCAFYLYGFRTTLGAPGILIAAYTVWARYPVRQAWPPTVIAVVAYETAMIAGRASHPIPDTVLALLQASATVLIGHSVYIRANRLRETAERAERAEREIELEAQQAVVEERIRIARELHDVVSHHLAVISVQANLARYVFESAPDTARGALDTITGTTTEALDELRRLLSVLRPPRHEPGEYRPQPGLADLPALVGRLSDAGLTAHLRVTGTPRPLPPGQQLCAYRVAQEALTNVIKHAGDASAELTLDYGDDGLRLLVIDSGGGAPPRANHAGHGLVGMRERARMYGGVIEIGPREPAGFGIELTLPYPNPGRSAGEP encoded by the coding sequence ATGCGTGGCGTACGGGCACGGCCGGTGCTTCTGGACAGCGCGCTCGCGCTGGCGGTCGCCGCCCTGATGGTGGCGGGCGCGGCCGTCCGCGGCGGCGACCTGGGCGACCGGCCGGGCGCGGCGGGCCTCGCGCTGGCCGCCGCCGGCGCGGTGCCGTTGCTGGTGCGCCGCCGCTACCCGATCGGCTCACTGCTGGTCATCGTCGCCCTGACCTGCGCCTTCTATCTGTACGGCTTCCGCACCACGCTCGGCGCGCCGGGCATCCTCATCGCCGCGTACACGGTGTGGGCGCGCTACCCGGTCCGGCAGGCGTGGCCGCCGACCGTGATCGCGGTGGTCGCTTACGAGACCGCGATGATCGCCGGCCGTGCCTCCCACCCGATCCCCGACACGGTGCTCGCTCTGCTGCAGGCGTCCGCGACTGTCCTCATCGGACACTCCGTGTACATCCGCGCGAACCGCCTGCGCGAGACGGCGGAGCGCGCCGAGCGGGCCGAGCGCGAGATCGAGCTGGAAGCCCAGCAGGCCGTGGTCGAGGAGCGCATCCGGATCGCGCGGGAGCTGCACGACGTGGTGTCGCACCACCTCGCGGTGATCTCGGTCCAGGCGAACCTCGCGCGGTACGTCTTCGAGTCGGCGCCGGACACCGCGCGCGGCGCGCTCGACACCATCACCGGCACCACCACCGAAGCCCTCGACGAGCTTCGCCGCCTGCTCAGCGTGCTGCGGCCGCCGCGGCACGAGCCGGGTGAGTACCGTCCGCAGCCCGGCCTCGCGGACCTGCCCGCGCTGGTCGGCCGGCTGAGCGACGCGGGCCTCACCGCGCACCTGCGCGTCACGGGCACACCGCGGCCGTTGCCGCCCGGCCAGCAGCTCTGCGCGTACCGGGTGGCACAGGAGGCGCTCACGAACGTCATCAAGCACGCCGGCGACGCCTCGGCCGAGCTGACGCTGGACTACGGCGACGACGGCCTGCGACTGCTGGTCATCGACTCCGGCGGCGGTGCCCCGCCGCGGGCGAACCACGCCGGGCACGGGCTGGTCGGCATGCGCGAGCGCGCGCGTATGTACGGTGGCGTGATCGAGATCGGACCGCGCGAGCCCGCGGGGTTCGGGATCGAGCTGACCCTGCCGTACCCCAACCCCGGCCGGAGCGCGGGAGAGCCGTAG
- a CDS encoding SGNH/GDSL hydrolase family protein, translating into MGFQRFVAVGDSCAEGLDDPYPDHSQYRGWADFVAGRLARHEPGFRYANLAVRGRRLDQITAEQLPTAERLEPDLVALFGGGNDVMSRGWDARTVARRVDAAIRHCTRIAPTVVTFTLSDISHRMPLGARMRPRVTALNDAIREASVSYGAKLVDLWPDQAAHDARYFGPDRLHLSETGHLRVAGHVLTSLGIGHDGGWLRPLPGVPARSSVRADLLWLCREVLPVGVTRLRNRLTGRSPGDGFLPKRPDLLPVAFSEAQL; encoded by the coding sequence ATGGGCTTCCAGAGATTCGTCGCCGTCGGCGACAGCTGCGCCGAGGGGCTCGACGACCCGTACCCCGACCACAGCCAGTACCGCGGCTGGGCCGACTTCGTCGCCGGCCGGCTCGCCCGCCACGAGCCCGGGTTCCGCTACGCCAACCTCGCCGTGCGCGGACGGCGCCTCGACCAGATCACCGCCGAGCAGCTGCCCACCGCCGAGCGGCTCGAGCCCGACCTGGTCGCGCTGTTCGGCGGCGGCAACGACGTGATGAGCCGCGGCTGGGACGCGCGCACGGTCGCCCGCCGCGTCGACGCCGCCATCCGCCACTGCACCCGCATCGCGCCCACCGTCGTCACGTTCACCCTCAGCGACATCTCCCACCGCATGCCGCTCGGCGCCCGCATGCGCCCCCGCGTCACCGCGCTCAACGACGCCATCCGCGAGGCCTCCGTCAGCTACGGCGCCAAGCTCGTGGACCTGTGGCCCGACCAGGCCGCGCACGACGCCCGCTACTTCGGCCCGGACCGCCTGCACCTGTCCGAGACCGGCCACCTCCGCGTCGCCGGCCACGTGCTCACCAGTCTCGGCATCGGCCACGACGGTGGCTGGCTCCGCCCACTGCCCGGGGTGCCGGCGCGGTCGAGCGTCCGCGCCGACCTGCTCTGGTTGTGCCGGGAGGTGCTGCCGGTCGGCGTCACGCGGCTGCGCAACCGCCTCACCGGGCGCTCCCCCGGCGACGGGTTCCTGCCCAAGCGCCCCGATCTGCTGCCCGTGGCCTTCAGCGAGGCGCAGCTGTGA
- a CDS encoding DUF2786 domain-containing protein, translating to MPDHDTQLERIRKLLAKAEDPAVTEAEAELYNTKAAELIARYGIDNAMLAASGRGADDLTVLKIPIDNPYSRDKASLLTNVAYPLRCRTLLHREGQSVVAVTVFGFRSDLGRVELLFTSLLLQASTQLTRVRPDGRVFRESLAAYRRTWLHGFARAVHERLIRAEENAARDHQSSGPGQRSAELVVRDRTALVQTAFDQEYGDLRSAAPRRLSGSGYRDGHQAGTRANLDPSALGRRRQALPVR from the coding sequence ATGCCCGACCACGACACGCAGCTGGAGCGCATCCGCAAGCTGCTCGCCAAGGCGGAGGACCCGGCCGTCACCGAGGCCGAAGCCGAGCTGTACAACACCAAGGCCGCCGAGCTGATCGCCCGGTACGGGATCGACAACGCGATGCTCGCCGCCTCGGGCCGCGGCGCCGACGACCTCACCGTGCTCAAGATCCCGATCGACAACCCGTACAGCCGCGACAAGGCGAGCCTGCTCACGAACGTCGCGTACCCGCTGCGCTGCCGCACACTGCTGCACCGGGAAGGCCAGAGCGTCGTCGCCGTCACCGTGTTCGGGTTCCGCTCCGACCTCGGCCGGGTCGAGCTGCTGTTCACCAGCCTGCTGCTGCAGGCGAGCACCCAGCTGACCCGGGTCCGGCCGGACGGCCGGGTGTTCCGCGAGTCCCTCGCCGCCTACCGCCGCACCTGGCTGCACGGCTTCGCCCGCGCCGTCCACGAGCGCCTGATCCGCGCGGAGGAGAACGCGGCCCGCGACCACCAGTCATCGGGCCCCGGCCAACGCTCGGCGGAGCTGGTGGTCCGCGACCGCACGGCACTGGTGCAGACCGCCTTCGACCAGGAATACGGCGACCTGCGCTCAGCCGCCCCGCGCCGCCTGTCGGGCTCCGGCTACCGCGACGGTCACCAGGCCGGCACCCGCGCCAACCTCGACCCGTCCGCCCTCGGCCGGAGGAGGCAGGCCTTGCCCGTGCGCTGA
- a CDS encoding response regulator transcription factor gives MTSVLVVDDQDMVRAGFAALLAAVPGIDVAGDARDGLEAVEKALRLKPDVILMDIRLPGIDGVTATARILAAAGPEKPRVLILTVFDLDEYVYTALRAGASGFLLKDSPPETLIAGIHAVARGDMLFSPTVTRRLVEAFTRTPPDDPGPALAGLTEREMEVLRFVGTGATNTDIAAQLLVSEATVKTHLNRLMTKLGISSRAQAVVVAYETGLVRPRRPRP, from the coding sequence GTGACCAGTGTGCTCGTGGTGGACGACCAGGACATGGTCCGAGCCGGCTTCGCCGCGCTGCTGGCCGCCGTCCCGGGCATCGACGTCGCCGGCGACGCGAGAGACGGGCTCGAGGCCGTCGAGAAGGCGCTGCGGCTCAAGCCCGACGTGATCCTGATGGACATCCGCCTGCCGGGCATCGACGGCGTCACGGCCACCGCTCGGATCCTGGCCGCGGCCGGCCCCGAGAAGCCGCGAGTGCTGATCCTGACCGTCTTCGACCTCGACGAGTACGTCTACACGGCGCTGCGCGCGGGCGCGTCCGGCTTCCTGCTCAAGGACAGCCCGCCGGAGACGCTGATCGCGGGCATCCACGCCGTCGCGCGCGGCGACATGCTCTTCAGCCCGACCGTCACCCGACGGCTCGTCGAGGCGTTCACGCGCACGCCGCCGGACGATCCCGGGCCCGCGCTGGCCGGCCTGACCGAGCGCGAGATGGAGGTGCTGCGTTTCGTCGGCACCGGCGCGACGAACACCGACATCGCCGCCCAGCTGCTGGTCAGCGAGGCGACGGTGAAAACCCACCTCAACCGGCTGATGACCAAGCTCGGCATCTCCAGCCGCGCCCAGGCCGTGGTCGTGGCCTACGAGACCGGCCTGGTGCGGCCCCGACGGCCCCGCCCCTGA